The proteins below come from a single Gossypium raimondii isolate GPD5lz chromosome 2, ASM2569854v1, whole genome shotgun sequence genomic window:
- the LOC105789639 gene encoding protein SOB FIVE-LIKE 1, producing the protein MEPSNIFGGAEECHSSESGWTMYIGDAAADDDGDAGTDADDDDDDDDGDRFDSADESQTDANHEAETDDSMASDASSGPSHRLEQEVEGEEEGRHCYSDKKARKSSVGSKQKPETKKKQDKEEMRRLKTKESSTQSPSGSRKNIWFGKRK; encoded by the coding sequence ATGGAGCCTTCCAATATCTTCGGAGGCGCCGAAGAATGCCACAGCAGTGAATCAGGGTGGACAATGTACATTGGTGACGCCGCAGCCGACGATGACGGCGACGCAGGCACTGATGCtgacgacgacgacgacgacgatgaTGGTGATCGTTTCGACAGTGCTGACGAAAGCCAAACAGATGCCAACCATGAAGCCGAAACTGACGACTCTATGGCCTCCGATGCTTCTTCGGGTCCAAGCCATCGTTTGGAGCAGGAGGTGGAGGGTGAGGAAGAGGGCCGCCATTGTTATTCAGACAAGAAAGCTAGGAAATCATCAGTGGGCAGCAAACAAAAGCCTGAAACGAAAAAGAAACAAGACAAGGAAGAGATGAGgaggttgaagacaaaagaatCTAGCACTCAATCTCCAAGTGGTTCCAGGAAAAACATCTGGTTCGGTAAAAGAAAGTAG